The following coding sequences lie in one Benincasa hispida cultivar B227 chromosome 6, ASM972705v1, whole genome shotgun sequence genomic window:
- the LOC120080125 gene encoding TMV resistance protein N-like — protein MASPAIMERRASITSLSSPPPRYSISLPLPPLRNYDVFLSHRAKDTGRSFAADLHEALTTQGIVVFRDDEDEEDGGKPLAEKMKAVEESRSSIVVFSENYGNLVCMKEIEKIVMCKELRDQLVLPIFYQIDPANARKQKGNFENHFNEHEANPEIDIEEVESWRYSMNQVGHLSGWHIQDSQSEAGVINEIVKHIFNKLRPDLFRYDDKFVGISPRLHQINMLMGIGLDDVRFVGIWGMGGIGKTTFARIIYKSVSHLFEGCYFLDNVKEALKKEGLASLQEKLLTGALMKRNIDIPNVDGATLIKRRISNLKALIILDDVNHLSQLQKLVGGLDWFGSGSRVIVTTRDEHLLISHGIERRYNVEGLKIEEALQLFSQKAFGEDHPKKGYFDLSSQVVSYAGGLPLAIEVLGSSLRDKPLEQWENAVEKLKEVRDKEILEKLKISYYMLEESEQNIFLDIACFFKRKSKRRAIKILESFGFPAVLGLEILEEKSLITTPHDKLQMHDLIQEMGQEIVRQNFPNKPEKRSRLWLREDVNLALNLDEGTEAIEGIVIDMDEEGESHLNAKSFSAMTNLRVLKLNNVYLSEELQYLSDQLRFLHWHGYPLKCLPSNFNPTNLLELELPSSSIQHLWTASKSLETLKVINLSDSQFLSKIPDFSGVPNLERLVLSGCVELHQLHPSLGNLKHLIQLDLRNCKKLTTIPFNICLESLHILVLSGCSNLTYFPKISGNMNHLLELHLDETSIKILHSSIGHLTALVLLNLKNCTNLLKLPSTIGCLTSLKTLNLNGCSKLDSLPESLGNISCLEKLDITNTCVNQAPMSLQLLTKLEILNCQGLSRKFLHSLFPTWNFTRKFNHSQGLKVTNWFNFGCSLMVLNLSDCNLWDGDLPNDLHSLASLQILHLSQNHFTKLPESISHLVSLRGLFLEECFHLLNLPKLPLSVRNVEARDCVSLKEYYNQEKQIPSSEMGMTMIRCPISTEPNESYKIDQPRLSAIHIRTMTQRYIEVLTWQQQKYFFVIPYPNFIACFDEKRYGFSITAHCPPDYISEKNPRIGIALGAVFEVQKHEISHDNSKICCDFIVKMETDECPLKSALVFDGNKAELESQMGLSVFYIPMKRISRWLNECCCIDVSIMTDNPFVKVKWCGASILYEQNAGSFIGKIIKALFGSPGKYHTSIVDHLLNRQNRVDVSTLLDGGARYKTSWFNALQRTIGSFSRLRPSRPPREVIEECSTMNASSEAEENESDHSIMLKRNLKATLLRTFEELKLYGEYYMFPQKEMSRSFFNFQLKEPKITIKVPPNLHKEKKWMGLAFFVVFSVDESSPKAHSFSYHVDNDEYRLERESILYLNEDLLVDSHQLWLFFEPRAVYPYRLNQWRHLRFSIVCNNSDFKVVLCGARLVYKQDLEGFVNTIVSNVLNSPTELHEYYDQIHVNGMLKNVHSHKYDPKKKENESRQDFPIEEWEGEQKSNAHPQEEDCSKMERSHILQLKESIPSFLQKDLKDRFETPFDFVIPRRNVRPQLINQLSPKSYTSIQLPPNLYTNTDWMGFAVWTLFQINKHPTAILNNVGSVSRHELICQFGIENGLINPLHIHTIIEDTVIWLHERQFVWLYYSPRKKYGQIFRHRSHVWAIIEADSPDLMAKCCGLQLVYKQNVQMIDKILMEAIQSSSS, from the exons ATGGCGTCTCCAGCAATAATGGAGAGAAGAGCTTCCATAACATCCTTATCTTCTCCTCCGCCTCGTTATTCtatatctcttcctcttcctccctTACGAAACTACGACGTTTTCCTCAGCCACAGGGCTAAGGACACCGGACGTAGTTTTGCGGCCGATCTCCATGAAGCTCTGACAACTCAAGGAATTGTAGTTTTCAGAGACGacgaggatgaagaagatggaggGAAACCCTTAGCGGAGAAGATGAAAGCGGTGGAAGAATCGAGGTCTTCGATCGTGGTTTTTTCAGAGAACTATGGGAATTTGGTTTGCATGAAGGAAATAGAAAAGATTGTAATGTGTAAGGAGTTGAGGGATCAATTGGTTCTTCCAATATTTTACCAAATAGATCCAGCGAATGCGAGGAAGCAAAAGGGGAACTTTGAGAATCACTTTAATGAACATGAAGCAAATCCTGAAATTGATATTGAAGAAGTTGAAAGCTGGAGATATTCAATGAACCAAGTTGGGCATCTCTCTGGATGGCATATCCAAGATTCCCA GTCTGAAGCTGGAGTCATAAATGAAATTGTGAAGCATATTTTCAACAAATTGCGTCCTGATTTGTTTCGGTATGATGATAAATTCGTTGGAATTAGCCCAAGATTACACCAAATTAATATGCTTATGGGAATAGGTTTAGATGATGTACGCTTTGTTGGAATATGGGGAATGGGTGGAATTGGCAAAACTACCTTCGCTAGAATCATTTACAAAAGTGTTTCCCATTTATTTGAAGGATGTTATTTTTTGGACAATGTCAAAGAAGCTTTGAAGAAAGAAGGCTTAGCTTCGTTACAAGAAAAACTTCTAACAGGAGCTTTAATGAAACGAAACATTGACATCCCAAATGTTGATGGAGCTACATTGATCAAGAGAAGAATAAGTAATCTTAAAGCTCTTATAATTCTTGACGACGTCAACCATCTAAGCCAACTTCAAAAGTTAGTTGGAGGTTTGGATTGGTTTGGTTCGGGAAGTCGAGTCATCGTTACGACGAGAGACGAACATCTCCTAATTTCACACGGAATCGAAAGACGATACAATGTCGAAGGGCTAAAAATTGAAGAAGCTCTTCAGCTTTTTTCACAAAAGGCATTTGGAGAAGACCATCCAAAGAAAGGCTATTTTGATCTTTCTAGCCAAGTAGTAAGCTATGCTGGAGGGCTTCCATTAGCAATTGAGGTTCTTGGATCCTCTTTACGTGATAAACCATTGGAGCAATGGGAAAATGCGGTGGAAAAGTTGAAGGAAGTTCGTGATAAGGAAATTCTGGAAAAGttgaaaattagttattatatgttAGAGGAATCTGAACAGAATATTTTTCTTGACATTGCATGTTTTTTCAAGAGGAAGAGTAAGAGAAGAGCAATAAAAATTCTTGAAAGCTTTGGATTTCCTGCTGTTCTTGGACTAGAAATATTGGAGGAGAAATCTCTTATTACTACACCACATGATAAGCTACAAATGCATGATTTAATACAAGAAATGGGTCAAGAAATTGTTCGCCAAAACTTTCCGAACAAGCCTGAAAAACGAAGCAGGTTGTGGCTTCGAGAAGATGTAAATCTTGCTCTAAACCTTGATGAG GGAACAGAAGCAATTGAAGGGATAGTGATAGATATGGATGAGGAGGGAGAGTCACATTTGAATGCCAAATCATTTTCAGCAATGACAAATCTAAGAGTATTGAAACTGAACAATGTTTATCTTTCTGAAGAACTTCAATATCTCTCTGATCAGCTAAGGTTTCTCCATTGGCATGGTTACCCTTTAAAGTGTTTACCATCAAATTTCAATCCCACAAACCTGTTGGAGCTTGAGTTGCCTAGTAGCTCTATTCAACATCTTTGGACTGCTTCAAAG AGCTTGGAAACATTGAAAGTGATAAATCTAAGTGATTCTCAATTCCTATCCAAGATCCCTGATTTTTCAGGTGTTCCAAATCTTGAAAGATTGGTTTTGAGTGGTTGTGTAGAATTACACCAACTTCACCCCTCTTTGGGGAATCTAAAGCATCTAATTCAATTGGACCTCAGAAATTGCAAGAAATTAACAACAATTCCTTTCAATATTTGTTTAGAATCTCTCCACATTTTGGTTCTTTCAGGCTGTTCAAATCTCACCTATTTCCCAAAGATTTCAGGAAACATGAACCATTTATTAGAGCTTCATTTGGATGAAACATCCATAAAAATTTTGCATTCATCAATAGGACATTTAACAGCACTTGTTCTATTAAATCTCAAAAATTGCACAAATCTTCTAAAACTTCCTTCCACTATTGGCTGTTTAACATCATTGAAAACCCTCAATTTAAATGGCTGCTCAAAACTTGATAGTCTTCCAGAGAGTTTAGGAAATATTTCTTGCTTGGAAAAGCTTGATATTACTAACACTTGTGTAAACCAAGCTCCAATGTCTCTTCAACTTTTGACCAAATTGGAAATACTAAATTGTCAAGGACTATCTCGCAAATTTCTTCATTCATTATTCCCTACTTGgaattttactagaaaattCAATCATTCTCAAGGGTTGAAAGTAAcaaattggtttaattttggttgttcTTTGATGGTTCTGAATTTGAGTGATTGTAATTTGTGGGATGGGGATTTACCTAATGATCTTCATAGCTTAGCTTCATTGCAAATTCTTCATCTAAGCCAAAACCACTTTACCAAATTACCTGAAAGCATTTCTCATCTTGTTAGTTTGAGAGGTCTATTTTTGGAGGAATGTTTTCATCTTTTGAATTTACCAAAGCTTCCACTAAGTGTTAGAAATGTGGAAGCAAGGGATTGTGTTTCACTAAAAGAATATTACAATCAAGAGAAACAAATTCCTTCAAGTGAAATGGGAATGACTATGATTCGTTGTCCTATATCAACTGAACCAAATGAAAGCTACAAAATTGACCAGCCTCGCCTTTCTGCCATTCACATAAGGACGATGACTCAACGATACATTGAG GTACTCACATGGCAACaacaaaaatacttttttgTGATTCCCTATCCTAACTTCATAGCATGCTTTGATGAAAAAAGATATGGATTCTCAATCACAGCACATTGTCCTCCAGATTACATAAGTGAAAAAAATCCAAGGATAGGAATTGCTTTAGGTGCTGTATTTGAAGTCCAAAAGCATGAAATTAGCCATGATAATTCAAAAATTTGTTGCGACTtcatagtgaaaatggaaacagaTGAATGCCCTCTAAAATCAGCCCTAGTGTTTGATGGCAACAAAGCTGAATTGGAAAGCCAAATGGGGCTATCAGTTTTTTACATTCCAATGAAAAGGATATCAAGGTGGTTGAACGAATGTTGCTGCATTGATGTTTCAATAATGACTGATAACCCATTTGTGAAGGTCAAATGGTGTGGTGCTTCAATATTGTATGAACAAAATGCTGGCAGTTTTATTGGGAAGATTATCAAAGCCTTGTTTGGATCTCCTGGAAAATACCATACATCAATTGTTGATCATCTTTTGAACCGTCAGAATCGTGTAGATGTTTCTACTTTGTTGGATGGTGGAGCTCGTTACAAGACTTCTTGGTTTAATGCATTGCAAAG GACAATTGGGTCATTTTCTAGGCTTCGACCTAGTAGGCCACCACGTGAGGTTATAGAGGAGTGTTCCACCATGAATGCATCTTCTGAGGCtgaagaaaatgaaagtgaCCACTCTATCATGTTAAAACGAAACCTCAAGGCAACACTTCTAAGGACTTTCGAG GAACTGAAGCTCTATGGTGAATACTATATGTTTCCTCAAAAAGAAATGTCAAGaagtttcttcaattttcaactaaaaGAGCCTAAAATCACAATCAAGGTACCTCCAAATTTGCATAAAGAAAAGAAGTGGATGGGCTTGGCCTTTTTTGTAGTATTTTCAGTTGATGAAAGTTCACCAAAAGCTCATTCCTTCTCTTACCATgtggacaatgatgaatataGATTGGAAAGAGAATCAATTCTTTACTTGAATGAAGATTTGTTAGTTGATTCTCATCAACTTTGGTTGTTTTTCGAGCCTCGAGCTGTTTATCCATATAGATTAAATCAATGGAGGCATCTTCGTTTTTCGATCGTATGCAATAACTCAGACTTTAAGGTTGTTCTTTGTGGTGCACGTCTTGTTTATAAGCAAGATCTTGAAGGATTTGTCAACACAATTGTAAGTAATGTGTTGAATTCTCCAACTGAATTGCATGAATATTATGACCAAATTCATGTTAATGGCATGTTAAAGAATGTACATTCTCATAAGTATGAtccaaagaaaaaggaaaatgaaagtaGACAAGATTTTCCTATAGAAGAGTGGGAAGGGGAACAAAAATCAAATGCTCATCCTCAAGAAGAAGATTGTTCAAAAATGGAAAGGAGCCACATTTTGCAACTCAAAGAAAGCATTCCTTCTTTCCTTCAAAAGGATTTAAAG GATCGATTTGAAACCCCATTTGACTTCGTTATTCCAAGGAGAAACGTTCGGCCTCAGCTGATTAATCAACTATCTCCAAAGAGTTATACAAGCATCCAATTGCCTCCAAATTTGTATACTAATACTGATTGGATGGGATTTGCAGTTTGGACACTTTTCCAAATCAACAAACATCCAACAGCAATTCTCAACAATGTTGGCTCAGTTTCAAGGCATGAACTCATTTGTCAATTTGGAATTGAAAATGGACTAATTAACCCATTACACATTCATACTATCATTGAGGACACAGTGATTTGGCTACACGAACGCCAGTTTGTTTGGCTCTATTACAGCCCAAGAAAGAAATATGGTCAAATTTTCCGCCACAGGTCTCATGTTTGGGCTATTATTGAAGCTGATTCCCCAGACTTGATGGCAAAATGTTGTGGACTTCAATTAGTATACAAGCAAAATGTGCAAATGattgacaagatattgatgGAAGCCATTCAATCATCATCCTCTTAA